A window of Enoplosus armatus isolate fEnoArm2 chromosome 3, fEnoArm2.hap1, whole genome shotgun sequence contains these coding sequences:
- the golt1a gene encoding vesicle transport protein GOT1A → MVAITEFQKIGVGLMGFGLFFLLFGVLLYFDSVLLAFGNILFLTGLMFIIGFRRTTQFFFQKHKFRGSFFFLGGVSLVLCRWPIIGMLVESYGFVLLFRSFFPMALGFVLSAVNIPFLKAFLSSSSSMV, encoded by the exons ATGGTGGCCATCACAGAGTTCCAGA AGATTGGTGTTGGTCTGATGGGATTCGGTTTATTTTTCCTGCTCTTTGGTGTGCTGCTGTACTTTGACTCTGTCTTGCTGGCCTTTGGGAAC ATCCTGTTTCTGACTGGTTTGATGTTCATCATCGGCTTCAGGAGGACCACCCAGTTCTTcttccaaaaacacaaatttcgaggttctttcttcttcctgggGGGCGTGTCTCTGGTGTTGTGCCGTTGGCCAATCATTGGAATGCTGGTGGAGAGTTACGGCTTTGTGCTTTTATTCAG GTCCTTCTTCCCCATGGCCTTGGGATTTGTGCTGTCAGCTGTGAATATCCCTTTCCTCAAAGCA tttttgtccagcagctcctccatggTCTGA